GGCCGTCAAATTCAGCGAAGAATATTTCTTCCCATTGGCCTAACAGCAAGCGCCCGCTTTCGACTAGCACCTGCTGGCTGTTTCCCGTGAGGATGGCTTTGATGTGGGCGGCGGCGTTGCCTTCGGCGTGGGCGTAGCCTGCGCGCCAGGGGACCTGCCGCTCAAGCGAGGCCTCTACGTCGCGCATTACGTCGGGGTCGTATCCCTCATTGATAAACACGCCCGCCGTGGTATGGGGGACGTATAGCGTACAGACGCCGTCGCTGGAGGTGAGTTCCGTTAGCGCTTTTTGCACCGCTTGCGATACGGCGGTGAATTCGGTGCGGCTGTGAGTTTGTATTGTGATGGTTTTTCGTTTCATCGGGCGGCCCCCATTCTTAACAATATTTTATCAAACGTTCTAGAATCCATCTTAACATACATTGTACTTTCGTTGCGAAAGGCGTGGGTACATCTCTCTTCGCTTCCGCGCGGGCTTTCAGGCCCTTTTGCACAGGCGCTCACAGAGATGCACCCACGCCAGAATTGGCAGTCCGTATTCCCACCCCAAACAAAATGGGTTTTAGATGGATTCTCAATACCCGATTTGATCCCCCGCTGCTTGCGTCGGGGTTATTCATTTTTTAAGCGAATGATTTTTTCGTTGATTATCCATATTCAAGACGAGTGAAATGGTTTACTTTATTGGCATCCGATTGAATTCGATATTTGCGGTTTTTTGAGGAGGAACCAGGATGAATACAGTAACACGACGTGGATTTGTTGGCGCGGCTGCGGTTGGCGCTTCAACGCTGGCAAACTTTAGCGCTCTGGCGCAATCAGACGGGCCATTGCGCGTGGGCGTGATTGGCTGCGGATGGTTCGGTAATGAACTGATCAAAAACGCGCATCAAGTCGGCGGCGTTCAGGTGATCGCCGTGTGCGACGTGGATTCTGAACAAAGCAAAAAAACGATGGATAACGTCGAGCGCTTGTCCGGCTCGCGTCCGAAGGCGTTTAAGCATTACGAAGAATTGTTAGACCTTTCTGATTTGCAAGCGGTCTTTATCGCGACGCCGCCGCATTGGCATGCGCTGCCGTTTATCGCCGCTTGCGAAAAGGGATTGCCGATCTATTGCGAGAAACCGCTGGCGTATGATCTGCGCGAAGGCCGCGCCATGGTGAACGCGCACAAGAAGGCGGGCAACATTGTGCAGATGGGTTTCCAACGGCGGCAGGTTGCGCCGTTTCACGTGGTCAAAGAACGCTTGCAGCAAGGCGCGCCCGGCAAGGTCGTGCAAGTCGACGCCAACATCCACTACAAAGCGGGCGTACAGGATACCACGCCGCAAGACCCGCCCAAGACGCTCGATTGGGATCTGTGGTGCGGGCCTGCGCCCAAGTTGCCTTACAGCCCCGCCATCGGGCATTTCAACTGGCGGCTTGAGAAAACCACCGGACACGGGCACCTGGTCGATTGGGGCATCCACTACATCGAC
This Candidatus Hinthialibacter antarcticus DNA region includes the following protein-coding sequences:
- a CDS encoding secondary thiamine-phosphate synthase enzyme YjbQ; this translates as MKRKTITIQTHSRTEFTAVSQAVQKALTELTSSDGVCTLYVPHTTAGVFINEGYDPDVMRDVEASLERQVPWRAGYAHAEGNAAAHIKAILTGNSQQVLVESGRLLLGQWEEIFFAEFDGPRTRKLIVSIIEG
- a CDS encoding Gfo/Idh/MocA family oxidoreductase → MNTVTRRGFVGAAAVGASTLANFSALAQSDGPLRVGVIGCGWFGNELIKNAHQVGGVQVIAVCDVDSEQSKKTMDNVERLSGSRPKAFKHYEELLDLSDLQAVFIATPPHWHALPFIAACEKGLPIYCEKPLAYDLREGRAMVNAHKKAGNIVQMGFQRRQVAPFHVVKERLQQGAPGKVVQVDANIHYKAGVQDTTPQDPPKTLDWDLWCGPAPKLPYSPAIGHFNWRLEKTTGHGHLVDWGIHYIDATRMMLDLGMPKSIHAAGGLYQLDGKITTPDTLCVHFEFDECPVVWRHRLWGAAEYTPETNIGVTLFCENETIFVDDKKVVIVPNQRNAERQTITPEQGSSGVAHMAEFLTSLKANKPAPCSPEVAYQSTGTVQLGMIAYETNNRVDWDAKSENITNREAAQALLKREYRAPYKHPYTG